GTCCCACGGTTTGGCCGGCCAGTACCGAGGCAACTAAATCATCCAAGACTTCACGCATTGGCAAGCACGTCCAACAACTCCTTGAAACTTTGCATTGAATGCCCCCCTATAAAATAGTCAACGTGCGGCAGCACTGCCTTGATTCCCTGCTGTATGGGCTCGTACCCCACCTTGCCCCGATGCGGGTTGGACCAAACAATGCGCCTCGCCAAGTGATGCAGCCGCTCGACCTGGCGTCCCAGCAAAGCGGGATCGCCGCGCTCCCAACCGTCGCTGGCAATGACGACGACGGCGCCGCGTGCCACCACGCGCTGGCCCCAGCGGTCGTTGAAGGCCCGCAGCACTTCCCCCAAGCGGGTTCCGCCCGACCAGTCGGGGACGGCGCGGCCGGCGAGGGCGAGGGCCTTTTCGGCGTCCGGAACACGGAGGGCACCGGTCACCCGGGTCAACCGCGTGCCTAGGGTGAAGACTTCCACCTGAAGCGGAGCGGCCTCGACCACCCGGTGGGCCAGCCGCAGGAGGCTGTCCGCATAGGGTGCCATCGAGCCCGAAACGTCGATCAGCCAGACAACCCGGCGTGATTTGCGCGGCGCCCGGGCCCGGCGCAGCGGACCCGGCTCCCCGCCACGTCGCAGCTGGTCGCGCAGGGTCCGCACCCGGTCCACGTCGCTGTGCCGATCGGCACGTTTGCGCCGGGTCTGCCGGGTGGGCAACCGCACCGGCAGCTCCTCGAACATCCGGTGCAGCAGCGCCCGCTCGGTGTCATTGAGCGTAGCCACGTCACGGTGCCGCAGCCGCTCCCGCCTGCTGGCGAGCGCCATCTGTTGGTTCCGGCCGCCCTCCAGGCCGCCGTCATCGTCCAAAGAGGCCGCACTGACGGACGTTGCAGATGGCGAGACGCGCGTGGCGGAGGAATGCTCCACCGCGAACCAGGCCTCGAAGGTCCGCTGATAGGTTGGCAAATCGTCCGGTGAGGCGCACAGGGTTGCCCGGCCGGCCCAGAAAACGGTGGCGCGGCGGCCCAGGCCGAGCCGGCCGACGGCGTCAACGAAGTTCCGCGCCCGGTCCGCCGTCACTTTCACCCCGGCCGACCGCACCGCAGCGGCAAACGCCAGCAAGATCTCCTCGGCGCTGTGCTCCACGGCCGCCATCAGTCAGCCGAGCATCCGGGCCAGTGCCGCCGATACGCGCTCGGTGTCTTCACGGTACTTGCAAAGCGCGCCGATGCTCGCCACGGCCGAGGCCAGGTCCAGCTCGGCCCGGCCAAGCTGGTGCAGAGCCCGGGCCCAATCCAGAGTTTCGGCCACGCCGGGAGGCTTGAGTATGTCGTCGGAAGCCCGGATCTGCTGGACCACGCGTACCACCTGTTCGGCCAGCAGCGGGGGGACCTCCGGCAACCGCGTACGCACGATCTCCACCTCGCGGGCCAACCCCGGGTGGTCAATCCAGTGGTAAAGGCAGCGCCGTTTGAGCGCATCATGGAGGTCGCGGGTCCGGTTGGAGGTGAGCACCACAATGGGCGCGGTGTCTGCCTTGACCGTGCCGAACTCGGGGATCGAGACCTGGTAGGTGGAGAGCACTTCCAAGAGGAATGCCTCGAACTCGTCGTCGGCACGGTCGATTTCGTCGATCAGCAGCACCGCCGGGCTTTGCTGCAGCGCCTTCAGGATCGGCCGCGCAAGCAGGAATCGTTTGTCGTAGAGCGAGTGCTCCAGCTCGGCCACGCTCAACTCTGCGCCGCCGCCTGCCTCGACGCTGCGCAGATGCAGAATTTGGGCGGTGAAGTCCCAGTCGTACAGCGCTTGCGCGGCATCGATTCCCTCATAGCACTGCATCCGGATCAGTGGCAGCCCAAGGGCCTCCGCGAGGGCCTCGGCCAGGGAGGTCTTGCCCGTACCTGGTTCCCCCTCGAGCAGCAGCGGGCGTTCCATGCTCAGGGCGAGGTAGCCGATCGTGGCCAGGCCTTCATCGGCGAGGTAGCCGGTGGAGGCCAGCATTTCGGCCAGTGCTGCGGCGGAGCTGATCGACGTCTGCGTCATGGCACCAGCATAGGACCACTAATCGACGGGGTCCGGGGATTCGAGGCCAGTCGCC
This genomic window from Arthrobacter sp. 24S4-2 contains:
- a CDS encoding MoxR family ATPase; its protein translation is MTQTSISSAAALAEMLASTGYLADEGLATIGYLALSMERPLLLEGEPGTGKTSLAEALAEALGLPLIRMQCYEGIDAAQALYDWDFTAQILHLRSVEAGGGAELSVAELEHSLYDKRFLLARPILKALQQSPAVLLIDEIDRADDEFEAFLLEVLSTYQVSIPEFGTVKADTAPIVVLTSNRTRDLHDALKRRCLYHWIDHPGLAREVEIVRTRLPEVPPLLAEQVVRVVQQIRASDDILKPPGVAETLDWARALHQLGRAELDLASAVASIGALCKYREDTERVSAALARMLG
- a CDS encoding VWA domain-containing protein; translated protein: MAAVEHSAEEILLAFAAAVRSAGVKVTADRARNFVDAVGRLGLGRRATVFWAGRATLCASPDDLPTYQRTFEAWFAVEHSSATRVSPSATSVSAASLDDDGGLEGGRNQQMALASRRERLRHRDVATLNDTERALLHRMFEELPVRLPTRQTRRKRADRHSDVDRVRTLRDQLRRGGEPGPLRRARAPRKSRRVVWLIDVSGSMAPYADSLLRLAHRVVEAAPLQVEVFTLGTRLTRVTGALRVPDAEKALALAGRAVPDWSGGTRLGEVLRAFNDRWGQRVVARGAVVVIASDGWERGDPALLGRQVERLHHLARRIVWSNPHRGKVGYEPIQQGIKAVLPHVDYFIGGHSMQSFKELLDVLANA